A region from the Lentimonas sp. CC4 genome encodes:
- a CDS encoding archaeosortase/exosortase family protein gives MSKRHQILDSFKVKRSQADFWLNCLLYGCLGLAFLPITLWVASSANEQSRILHALIVLVMAIFTLVLYTRIDITEPLTLNKSARKTLFASYGLLLLSAISPYVIPPSSVYLNVIGSLLVIPAYCCGLASTVLFVFGRDLRRITYTATGTFCAFMLLSILMAPLDWPLRTLAGKWSGAALSAIGKTVELGVVGNTATEPPQLILLVNEHPFHVASECNGFGVILTSLLLSVLLTIYRRKGTIEACLNILAGITLGFIFNTLRILIIVLLAPSMMEHYHLMHEIVGTITYWGCLILTWILLKGPTQTEA, from the coding sequence ATGTCCAAACGCCACCAGATCCTTGACAGCTTTAAAGTAAAGCGTTCACAAGCCGACTTTTGGCTCAACTGCTTGCTATATGGCTGTCTCGGGCTGGCATTTCTACCGATCACACTCTGGGTAGCATCCAGCGCCAATGAACAAAGCCGTATCTTGCACGCACTCATCGTGCTCGTCATGGCGATCTTCACGCTCGTCCTCTACACTCGGATCGACATCACAGAACCACTCACACTCAACAAGAGTGCCCGCAAAACACTGTTCGCTTCGTATGGCCTGCTGCTTCTAAGCGCCATCTCGCCTTACGTCATTCCACCTTCGTCTGTATACCTGAACGTGATCGGCTCGCTGTTAGTGATTCCCGCCTACTGCTGCGGACTCGCCTCAACAGTGCTCTTCGTCTTCGGGCGTGATCTACGCCGCATCACCTACACAGCGACCGGGACCTTCTGTGCTTTCATGCTGCTCAGCATATTAATGGCACCACTAGACTGGCCGTTACGCACACTCGCAGGCAAATGGAGCGGGGCAGCCCTCTCTGCCATCGGTAAAACCGTCGAACTCGGAGTGGTGGGCAACACAGCAACAGAACCGCCGCAGCTCATCCTCCTAGTCAACGAGCACCCCTTCCATGTCGCATCTGAATGTAACGGATTTGGCGTCATTCTAACCAGCCTACTGCTTTCGGTGCTGCTAACCATCTACCGTAGAAAGGGAACAATCGAGGCATGCCTCAACATACTAGCAGGCATCACACTCGGCTTCATTTTCAATACGCTCCGTATCCTGATTATCGTGCTACTGGCTCCGTCGATGATGGAGCACTACCATTTAATGCACGAAATCGTTGGCACCATCACCTACTGGGGCTGCTTAATTTTGACGTGGATTCTGCTCAAAGGTCCGACTCAAACGGAGGCCTAA
- a CDS encoding DUF4105 domain-containing protein, whose amino-acid sequence MTSSLATICTAAPANSIGALAEDDYWHTLLHYKRTIFSQKSTIDDPKFFLSPEGATNPTAELEATVAAFSTGDPSDEAHPINRFPARLNWLQKNLAPEHTARFVAAQSSTFEEVWDTMEPTAASVIFPTQYMNNPASLFGHTLINIEGKRNEKILAYSINYSAITEESNGLIFAVKGIFGYYPGRFSIDPYYQKVQQYSDLSMRDIWEYNLNLNQDEVRNLILHLWELKDAYSNYFFFKENCSYNLLFLLDAARPASNMVDQFKHWVIPVDTIKEVRKNNFIASEHYRPSRSTTIKRIASTLPKELQERSVKATKSDAASIELTKSLDNREDKIRSLDLSAELLQMYHADGKIDQKTYADRFLTILKQRAPLGKVDDDFYPNTTPPPPHMGHDSSRITTGFGSYDSRDFISFSLRPAYHDLMDPSAGYTLGSAIEFLSGEFYYYTDEQKLEVRQLDAISIQSLSPIDTFFKSKSWTLNTGLTTIKEKDSHDRHTAIYFDAGVGVSVSLFDNSIGYALIEPAIYLNKSLASNHMAGGGGVVGLLSKWTPKWRSQFEIRQRYYFLGEDNNLTEFKAKAAYSLGDTTALQVSFSRSHEFEQTWNELRCSFQLFF is encoded by the coding sequence ATGACTTCGTCCCTTGCGACGATCTGCACGGCCGCTCCAGCGAACTCAATCGGAGCACTTGCCGAGGACGATTACTGGCATACGCTATTGCACTACAAGCGGACAATCTTCTCGCAAAAAAGCACGATTGATGATCCCAAATTCTTTTTAAGTCCTGAGGGGGCGACCAACCCAACAGCCGAACTCGAAGCCACCGTTGCAGCCTTTTCAACGGGAGATCCATCCGATGAAGCGCATCCAATCAACCGCTTCCCCGCGCGCTTGAACTGGCTGCAGAAAAATCTAGCGCCCGAACACACCGCGCGTTTCGTCGCGGCTCAAAGCAGCACCTTCGAAGAAGTTTGGGACACGATGGAACCAACTGCGGCAAGCGTTATATTCCCGACTCAATATATGAACAACCCTGCCTCGTTGTTTGGTCACACGCTGATCAATATCGAAGGCAAGCGTAACGAAAAAATACTCGCGTATTCTATCAACTACAGCGCCATCACCGAAGAGAGCAATGGGCTCATCTTCGCAGTCAAAGGCATCTTTGGGTATTATCCTGGGCGTTTCTCCATCGATCCATATTATCAGAAAGTTCAGCAATACAGCGACCTAAGCATGCGCGACATTTGGGAATATAATCTCAACCTAAACCAAGACGAAGTCCGCAACCTGATACTTCACCTATGGGAATTGAAAGATGCCTACAGTAACTACTTTTTCTTCAAAGAGAATTGCTCTTATAATTTACTGTTCCTACTCGATGCCGCACGTCCTGCCAGCAACATGGTTGACCAATTCAAACATTGGGTGATCCCCGTTGATACGATCAAAGAAGTCCGCAAAAACAATTTCATTGCGAGCGAGCACTACCGCCCCTCGCGCTCCACCACGATCAAACGTATCGCGTCCACTCTGCCTAAGGAGCTACAAGAGCGCAGCGTTAAGGCAACCAAAAGCGATGCTGCATCAATTGAACTGACCAAAAGCCTCGACAATCGGGAAGACAAAATCCGCAGCCTAGACCTCTCCGCAGAACTGCTGCAGATGTATCACGCGGACGGTAAGATCGATCAGAAGACCTACGCAGACCGGTTTCTCACGATCTTGAAGCAACGTGCCCCTCTCGGCAAAGTAGACGACGATTTCTACCCAAACACCACACCGCCGCCGCCACACATGGGACACGACTCCAGTCGTATCACTACTGGTTTTGGTAGCTACGACAGTCGCGACTTCATTTCCTTTAGTCTGCGCCCCGCGTATCATGATTTAATGGATCCCAGCGCGGGCTACACGCTCGGCAGCGCCATCGAATTTCTCAGCGGCGAGTTCTACTATTACACCGATGAACAAAAGCTAGAGGTGCGACAACTCGACGCCATTAGTATTCAATCACTCTCCCCTATTGATACCTTCTTTAAATCCAAATCGTGGACGCTGAATACAGGGCTTACGACCATCAAAGAGAAAGACAGCCATGATCGCCACACGGCGATCTACTTCGATGCCGGTGTCGGCGTGAGTGTTTCGCTCTTTGATAACTCTATCGGCTATGCGCTGATTGAACCCGCGATTTATCTGAACAAAAGCCTAGCCTCCAATCACATGGCTGGCGGCGGAGGCGTTGTCGGCCTGCTCAGCAAATGGACTCCGAAGTGGCGCAGTCAATTCGAGATACGCCAGCGCTACTACTTCCTAGGCGAGGACAACAACTTGACGGAATTCAAAGCCAAAGCCGCCTATAGCCTAGGGGACACCACCGCCCTACAGGTCAGCTTTAGCCGTAGTCACGAGTTCGAGCAAACGTGGAACGAGTTGCGCTGCTCCTTTCAGTTATTCTTCTAA
- the cbiB gene encoding adenosylcobinamide-phosphate synthase CbiB codes for MPTLAAVLLLAVFLDLLIGDPRYALHPVRLIGHWIGVVEIRIRRCKLDNRLGSTLLYLLACTLPLALVGGLFCLCAASPTLQVLLALFILYSCLGLGDLIAHARPIIAALENEQLQAARDRVAWIVGRDVSQLDASGIARACIESLAENFVDAFLAPLCWFIFGLYLSHYLPTDPLSTASLCVLWYRTTNTLDAMVGYRNERYLQLGCISARMDDCMNFIPARLSILILTLAAALLPGLSGMGAWRIGWRDRLKHPSPNSAHPEAAVAGALGIKLGGPTQYPGRVVNKKWIGEDITASVSDIRNTCHLIITSALIVSLPLSIGLFVLT; via the coding sequence ATGCCCACTCTCGCTGCAGTGCTATTACTCGCGGTTTTCCTCGATCTTCTGATCGGCGATCCTCGCTACGCCTTGCATCCAGTCCGCCTGATCGGCCATTGGATCGGAGTCGTTGAAATCAGGATACGCCGATGCAAGCTCGACAACCGCCTGGGGTCCACTCTGCTCTATCTACTGGCCTGCACGCTCCCGCTTGCCTTAGTCGGCGGTCTGTTCTGCCTATGCGCGGCGTCCCCCACACTGCAAGTGTTGCTCGCGCTCTTCATTCTCTATTCCTGCCTAGGCTTAGGTGACCTCATCGCACATGCCCGCCCAATCATTGCCGCTCTAGAGAACGAACAACTCCAAGCCGCCCGTGACCGCGTCGCATGGATCGTCGGACGCGACGTCAGCCAGCTGGACGCCAGCGGCATCGCCCGCGCCTGCATCGAAAGTCTCGCAGAAAATTTCGTCGACGCCTTTCTAGCCCCCCTGTGTTGGTTTATTTTCGGCCTCTATTTGAGCCATTACCTGCCAACCGACCCCCTCAGCACGGCATCGCTCTGCGTGCTCTGGTATCGGACGACCAACACCCTCGACGCCATGGTCGGCTACCGTAACGAGCGCTACCTTCAGCTCGGCTGTATCTCCGCACGCATGGATGACTGCATGAATTTTATCCCGGCTCGCCTGTCGATTCTAATCCTAACCCTCGCAGCCGCATTACTACCAGGGCTGTCTGGCATGGGCGCTTGGCGTATTGGTTGGCGCGATCGCTTGAAGCACCCTTCCCCGAATTCAGCGCACCCCGAAGCAGCTGTCGCTGGAGCACTCGGAATTAAACTAGGCGGACCCACCCAATATCCAGGGCGAGTCGTCAACAAAAAGTGGATCGGCGAAGATATCACAGCCTCAGTATCGGACATTCGTAATACATGCCACCTGATCATTACTAGCGCCCTAATCGTATCCCTCCCGCTCTCAATCGGCCTGTTCGTTCTGACGTAA
- a CDS encoding cobyrinate a,c-diamide synthase has product MSALTHSFCIAGTQSGSGKTTLSLGLMAALKKRGLTVQPFKCGPDYIDAGFHHQAAGRRSRNLDSWMMPAASISTYFNNACNGADVAICEGVMGLFDGASASELTGSTAEIAQLTEMPVVLVVDARAMARSVAALVSGFANFEAGVSICAVIANRVGSERHAQLIRDALDAAGLPPLIGTLPRDASFTMPERHLGLQAHTELEQQAERLEALGAAVEAQVDIDRLLKLTTRPMTAAAAIPSQAQQPTRVRLGLARDEAFYFYYEDNLDLLRSEGAELIEFSPLHDAQLPDGLDGVYIGGGFPEEFAAQLAENHSMRESLSRYAAEGGSIYAECGGFMYLCEEITFSDGRVFPMSGVLQATCQMRDKRQRLGYTEATTLNDGLFGPAGTRLRGHEFHWSEVVAGKDAQPLFAVTDASGQRNECIGIQSGKVYASYFHPHFASNPGTVKAWLSQLSKHG; this is encoded by the coding sequence ATGAGTGCACTCACCCATAGTTTTTGTATCGCAGGCACACAGTCTGGCTCTGGTAAAACGACGCTCAGTCTCGGGCTGATGGCGGCGCTCAAAAAGCGCGGACTGACCGTGCAGCCTTTCAAATGCGGCCCAGACTATATCGATGCGGGCTTTCATCATCAGGCTGCTGGCCGACGCTCGCGCAACCTAGACTCATGGATGATGCCGGCTGCATCAATTTCGACGTATTTTAACAATGCTTGTAACGGTGCCGATGTTGCTATCTGCGAAGGCGTGATGGGGCTCTTCGATGGAGCCAGCGCGTCCGAACTCACTGGCAGCACCGCTGAGATTGCCCAGCTGACCGAGATGCCCGTGGTGTTAGTCGTCGATGCTCGGGCGATGGCGCGCTCAGTCGCGGCGTTAGTGAGTGGATTTGCTAACTTCGAAGCAGGTGTGTCCATCTGCGCGGTGATTGCGAACCGAGTGGGCAGCGAGCGACACGCGCAGCTCATCCGCGATGCGCTCGATGCGGCAGGGCTGCCTCCGTTGATCGGCACACTCCCGCGCGACGCCAGCTTTACCATGCCGGAGCGCCACCTAGGGCTGCAGGCGCACACGGAACTGGAGCAACAAGCCGAACGTTTAGAAGCATTGGGTGCTGCTGTGGAGGCACAAGTCGATATCGATCGTCTGCTGAAGTTGACTACACGGCCAATGACTGCGGCGGCAGCCATTCCCTCGCAAGCGCAACAGCCGACACGTGTGCGTCTGGGGCTAGCGCGCGACGAAGCGTTTTATTTTTATTACGAAGACAATCTCGATCTGCTCCGTTCAGAGGGCGCAGAACTCATCGAGTTTTCGCCTCTGCACGATGCACAACTCCCCGACGGATTGGACGGCGTATATATTGGTGGCGGATTTCCAGAGGAATTTGCCGCACAGCTGGCCGAGAATCACTCGATGCGCGAAAGTCTTAGCCGTTATGCCGCCGAAGGAGGGAGCATTTATGCGGAGTGCGGCGGCTTCATGTATCTCTGCGAAGAAATCACGTTTTCAGACGGACGGGTCTTTCCGATGAGCGGCGTGCTGCAAGCGACCTGCCAGATGCGCGACAAACGCCAACGTCTGGGCTACACAGAGGCCACCACCTTGAACGACGGACTCTTCGGCCCAGCTGGAACCCGACTACGTGGACATGAATTCCACTGGTCGGAAGTCGTCGCGGGAAAGGATGCGCAGCCTCTCTTCGCCGTGACGGATGCAAGCGGACAACGCAACGAATGCATTGGCATACAGTCAGGAAAGGTCTATGCCTCCTATTTTCACCCGCACTTCGCCTCAAACCCAGGCACAGTAAAGGCATGGCTCTCCCAATTATCCAAGCATGGCTGA
- the cobU gene encoding bifunctional adenosylcobinamide kinase/adenosylcobinamide-phosphate guanylyltransferase, with protein MTRSTSNTVTLVTGGCRSGKSRFAEELACQAQTPRCYIATAEIFDEEMRARVDLHRAQRGEAYETVEAPIDLAGAITAVPEATQVILVDCLTVWLGNLMHHKEDFSEHCAEVQALLEVLKAPPCPIVFVTNELGMGLVPETSMGRRFRDVAGRLNQQVAALANEAFFIVSGLPLKLK; from the coding sequence ATGACTCGATCCACCTCCAATACTGTGACCTTAGTGACCGGCGGCTGCCGAAGCGGGAAAAGCCGCTTCGCCGAAGAGTTGGCCTGCCAGGCTCAAACGCCGCGTTGCTATATTGCGACCGCAGAAATCTTTGACGAAGAAATGCGTGCACGGGTGGATTTACACCGCGCTCAACGTGGTGAGGCCTATGAGACTGTCGAAGCACCGATCGACCTCGCCGGTGCGATTACTGCGGTGCCCGAAGCGACACAGGTGATCCTCGTGGATTGCCTCACGGTCTGGCTAGGCAATCTGATGCACCACAAAGAAGACTTTTCTGAGCACTGCGCTGAAGTCCAAGCACTCCTTGAAGTGCTCAAAGCCCCGCCTTGCCCAATCGTATTTGTCACCAATGAGCTCGGCATGGGGCTCGTTCCCGAGACCTCAATGGGACGGCGTTTCCGAGATGTTGCGGGACGCTTAAATCAGCAGGTAGCTGCACTCGCGAATGAAGCATTCTTCATCGTAAGTGGGCTACCGTTAAAATTAAAATAA
- the cbiR gene encoding cobamide remodeling phosphodiesterase CbiR — translation MADTHPSLRASKHQSANAHTGYRLGTTSFILADDYLNNIRFLADKVEDIALLFFESITPETDLSWLAEAVRIQAEANLSVTVHLPADVQLASKQAAIREAAVQACADVIQALAPLTPRAYVCHGDGDDGAPPDIDALTHSLRELGEICGAPERICIENTHTPHAELAPAIDASGASICYDIGHALQHEQDVAAELARWLPRCGVFHMHGVQHGKDHHSTRYLPDTLFDEALQAYAHTGPEWRVLTLELFRRDRWEDSLQHLRERLKSQ, via the coding sequence ATGGCTGACACGCATCCATCATTACGCGCATCAAAGCATCAAAGTGCAAACGCACACACGGGATATCGACTAGGCACGACTTCGTTCATCCTCGCTGATGATTATCTAAACAACATTCGATTCCTCGCAGATAAAGTCGAAGACATCGCCTTGTTGTTTTTCGAATCGATTACGCCCGAAACGGACCTTTCCTGGCTAGCTGAGGCTGTTCGTATCCAAGCCGAAGCAAATCTCAGTGTGACAGTGCACCTACCCGCGGACGTGCAGCTCGCCTCCAAGCAAGCAGCCATTCGTGAAGCAGCGGTGCAAGCCTGTGCTGATGTGATACAGGCATTGGCTCCGCTCACGCCTCGCGCCTATGTCTGTCATGGCGACGGCGATGACGGTGCGCCACCCGACATCGATGCATTGACGCATTCACTGCGCGAGCTCGGGGAAATCTGTGGAGCACCTGAACGTATTTGTATTGAAAATACACATACGCCGCACGCAGAACTTGCGCCCGCCATCGACGCGTCGGGCGCATCGATTTGCTACGACATCGGGCACGCGCTGCAACACGAGCAAGACGTGGCCGCCGAATTAGCGCGTTGGCTACCGCGTTGTGGCGTGTTTCACATGCATGGGGTGCAGCACGGCAAAGATCACCATTCCACACGCTATTTGCCAGACACACTATTTGATGAGGCCCTACAAGCCTATGCCCACACTGGCCCGGAATGGCGCGTGCTCACGCTTGAACTCTTTAGGCGAGACCGATGGGAGGATTCTTTACAACATTTACGCGAACGGCTTAAATCCCAATAA
- a CDS encoding DUF3015 family protein, with translation MKKTIATLLILAAPFAYADKQDNVGIGLGTQVFEGHDGLVSQVCAATTNGSFGNQTFAISSGTCGADKPDELWASQQLQKFVEENMDGLAQDMAQGQGESLDAICSILQIEDKDAFNATLQENFGTIYTSGAISHDEVIGNMKSVFVG, from the coding sequence ATGAAAAAAACCATTGCTACCTTATTAATCCTTGCGGCTCCTTTCGCTTACGCGGACAAGCAAGACAACGTCGGCATCGGCCTCGGCACTCAAGTCTTCGAAGGCCACGACGGTCTCGTCTCTCAAGTGTGTGCTGCGACCACCAACGGCAGTTTCGGTAACCAAACATTTGCAATTTCCTCTGGAACTTGCGGGGCAGACAAGCCAGACGAACTCTGGGCGAGCCAACAGCTACAAAAGTTCGTTGAAGAAAACATGGACGGTCTCGCACAAGACATGGCACAAGGTCAAGGTGAGTCACTCGACGCCATCTGCAGTATCCTTCAAATCGAAGACAAAGATGCATTCAATGCAACTTTGCAGGAAAACTTCGGCACCATCTACACTTCCGGTGCGATCAGCCATGACGAAGTCATTGGCAACATGAAGTCAGTCTTCGTTGGATAA
- the cobS gene encoding adenosylcobinamide-GDP ribazoletransferase produces the protein MLPALTTALRLLSVLPIPGREAKRFSDGITWFPLVGGILGWLVVGIACLLQLLAPDWPALPALGALIAGVALTRGFHLDGVADCADGFWGGFTAERRLEIMKDSHIGAFGVLALVLLLIGKFAAYQEIMANQNVLLIPLAFSASRMSIVLLAYRFQYPRQTGTAAAIVNEAKPAHFIGALILSLLLIIYSPVTGLIILATAALVALGIGYFSRNRIGGVTGDVLGASCELTELIALLIIACR, from the coding sequence TTGCTTCCCGCTCTAACCACTGCCCTTCGCCTGCTCAGCGTGCTGCCTATTCCAGGGCGTGAAGCCAAGCGGTTTTCTGACGGCATCACATGGTTTCCGCTTGTGGGCGGAATCCTTGGCTGGTTGGTGGTTGGCATCGCTTGCCTGCTACAATTGCTCGCACCCGACTGGCCAGCCCTCCCCGCGCTGGGTGCGCTGATCGCAGGCGTCGCCTTAACGCGTGGCTTTCATCTCGATGGCGTAGCTGACTGCGCAGACGGATTCTGGGGAGGCTTTACCGCAGAGCGCCGCCTAGAGATCATGAAAGATTCCCACATCGGAGCCTTCGGGGTGCTGGCCTTGGTGCTGCTCTTGATTGGCAAATTCGCCGCCTACCAAGAAATCATGGCGAATCAAAACGTGCTCCTCATTCCCCTCGCCTTTAGCGCCTCGCGCATGAGCATCGTGCTGCTCGCCTACCGCTTTCAATATCCACGCCAAACCGGCACCGCCGCTGCCATCGTCAACGAAGCAAAGCCCGCACACTTCATAGGTGCATTGATCCTCTCGCTACTACTGATCATCTACTCTCCCGTCACAGGACTCATTATTTTGGCAACGGCCGCCCTCGTCGCCCTCGGTATCGGCTACTTCAGTCGTAACCGGATCGGTGGCGTCACTGGCGACGTCCTCGGCGCAAGCTGCGAACTCACGGAACTGATCGCGCTACTAATCATCGCCTGCCGATAA
- the cobT gene encoding nicotinate-nucleotide--dimethylbenzimidazole phosphoribosyltransferase, which translates to MITQTLEKIQSIDRSQIGAIQHHLDDLLKPQGSLGRLEDIAMRYVLASGRHSPKVGKKRVCVFAADHGVVEEGHTFSGKEVTAQVLQGMLRGGAGINVLSRHVDAESEFIDVGVWTDLSAEPDLLHRKIAQGTRNMTQGAAMSADECEQALCVGIERANQAADDGVVLLAAGEMGIGNTTPSSALLAALLPCPVQDVTGPGAGLKSDAALKSKIDIIERSLAANQAALQDPFSALCAVGGLEIAAMCGLYLGAAARRVPVVVDGFIASAAALVAVRMCPAAADYMFFSHRSAEPGHDRFMQELNTTPLLDLQMRLGEGTGAVLAMTIIDAAIKLYGEMATFSALNINHSSEDNRCFPL; encoded by the coding sequence ATGATCACTCAAACGCTTGAAAAAATCCAATCGATTGACCGCTCCCAGATCGGTGCGATCCAGCACCATCTAGACGACCTACTCAAACCACAAGGCAGCTTAGGGCGGCTGGAAGATATTGCCATGCGCTATGTATTGGCCAGCGGACGACACTCACCAAAAGTCGGCAAGAAACGTGTTTGCGTGTTCGCAGCCGATCACGGGGTGGTCGAAGAAGGGCATACCTTTTCGGGCAAAGAGGTGACCGCGCAGGTGCTACAGGGGATGTTGCGCGGTGGGGCTGGCATCAATGTGCTCAGTCGGCATGTCGATGCAGAATCTGAATTTATCGATGTCGGCGTCTGGACCGATCTAAGCGCGGAGCCCGACTTGCTCCACCGAAAGATCGCTCAAGGCACGCGTAATATGACCCAGGGCGCGGCCATGTCTGCCGACGAATGCGAACAAGCACTCTGCGTCGGGATCGAACGCGCCAATCAAGCAGCCGACGATGGCGTCGTTTTACTGGCAGCCGGAGAGATGGGCATCGGCAACACCACACCCTCCTCAGCGCTGTTGGCAGCACTATTGCCCTGCCCCGTCCAAGATGTGACCGGCCCGGGCGCGGGCCTCAAAAGCGATGCAGCACTCAAGTCCAAGATCGACATCATTGAACGCTCACTGGCGGCGAATCAAGCAGCACTACAGGATCCCTTTTCAGCACTGTGCGCAGTCGGCGGGCTGGAGATCGCTGCGATGTGCGGACTCTACCTAGGAGCCGCGGCTCGACGCGTTCCCGTTGTTGTGGATGGTTTTATTGCTTCGGCAGCCGCACTGGTTGCGGTTCGGATGTGCCCCGCCGCGGCTGATTATATGTTTTTCTCACATCGTTCCGCAGAGCCTGGACACGACCGCTTCATGCAAGAACTGAACACGACCCCGCTCCTCGATTTACAAATGCGACTGGGTGAAGGCACTGGTGCCGTATTGGCAATGACTATTATAGATGCCGCCATTAAACTATATGGCGAAATGGCAACCTTCAGTGCGCTCAATATAAACCACTCATCGGAGGACAACCGTTGCTTCCCGCTCTAA
- a CDS encoding threonine-phosphate decarboxylase: MSQTVEDQKDAHGGTPSVLFQRYGIEPRSVIDFSVNLSPLELPESILALWNQLPQRIAHYPSTDGAGVKAYYAQRFGLDADCVIAGNGSLELMYFLQRVQRYQHVLVPQPAFHDYQRSACAGGAQVHSCQRPLGQDYDAFLCSAPFREALAKVDAVFLGSPNNPDGATASADCILDLCAQYPNTHFLIDQAFIQFLPIPGRASLLNPQHLRPNLFVFHSLTKYYAIAGLRIGSLIADPESIRALSQVREPWSVNSVAETIATELATCSTYDTALRAWLATESQHFDAALSKIPGIQLYPSATNFRLLRLNDPSQYDQVLTELLQQGQHVRCCKNFPGLPAGCFRIGFQAHDANQALVAALQKSVS; the protein is encoded by the coding sequence ATGAGCCAAACCGTCGAAGATCAAAAAGACGCCCATGGTGGCACGCCGAGTGTGTTGTTTCAACGCTATGGCATCGAGCCGCGCTCGGTGATCGACTTTAGTGTGAACCTCAGTCCATTGGAGCTCCCCGAAAGCATTCTCGCGCTCTGGAATCAATTGCCACAGCGTATCGCACACTACCCCAGCACCGACGGTGCAGGAGTAAAGGCTTACTACGCCCAACGCTTCGGGCTCGACGCAGACTGCGTGATCGCCGGCAATGGCTCACTGGAGCTGATGTATTTTCTGCAGCGCGTGCAACGGTATCAACACGTGCTCGTCCCCCAGCCTGCCTTTCATGATTACCAGCGCTCGGCGTGTGCGGGGGGTGCCCAAGTCCACAGCTGCCAGCGGCCCTTAGGCCAAGACTACGACGCATTTTTGTGCAGTGCACCTTTCCGCGAAGCACTCGCCAAAGTCGATGCCGTCTTTCTGGGCAGCCCGAACAACCCCGATGGCGCGACGGCCTCGGCCGACTGCATCCTAGATCTCTGTGCACAATACCCGAACACGCACTTCTTAATCGATCAGGCATTTATCCAATTCCTGCCAATCCCGGGACGCGCTTCGCTGCTCAACCCTCAGCACCTGCGCCCCAACCTGTTTGTCTTTCACTCACTCACCAAATACTACGCGATCGCAGGTCTGCGCATTGGCAGCCTCATCGCAGACCCCGAGAGCATTCGCGCCTTGTCACAAGTGCGCGAACCATGGTCAGTCAACTCCGTCGCGGAAACCATCGCCACCGAACTAGCGACCTGCAGCACATACGACACGGCACTGCGCGCTTGGCTCGCCACCGAGTCGCAACACTTCGATGCCGCGCTCAGCAAGATACCTGGCATTCAGCTCTACCCATCCGCAACTAACTTTCGCCTGCTGCGCCTCAACGATCCCAGCCAGTATGACCAGGTGTTAACTGAACTATTGCAGCAAGGACAGCACGTGCGCTGTTGCAAAAATTTCCCAGGCCTACCAGCAGGCTGTTTCCGTATAGGCTTTCAAGCACACGACGCCAACCAAGCGCTCGTCGCTGCACTCCAGAAGTCCGTCAGCTAA